A stretch of the Plasmodium berghei ANKA genome assembly, chromosome: 10 genome encodes the following:
- a CDS encoding prefoldin subunit 2, putative — protein sequence MENNSNTAIPKLNELTESKLIYEQVEKDRVQLVSKIEELYQDVVEHKLVLEALENVPSDRRCYRMVGDILVERTVGEIKPALIDHKNKVEQIIAECQKKLDEKNIEVSQFVKNAKPANPSNSLITNKS from the exons atggaaaataatagtaacaCTGCAATTCCAAAACTAAATGAGCTAACAGAATCTAAATTGATATATGAGCAAGTTGAAAAAGATAGAGTACAATTAGTTTCCAAGATCGAGGAATTATATCAAGATGTCGTAGAACACAA gTTAGTATTGGAAGCTTTAGAAAATGTTCCATCGGATAGGCGATGCTACAGGATGGTTGGAGATATCTTAGTTGAAAGGACTGTTGGTGAAATTAAACCAGCTTTGATtgatcataaaaataag GTCGAACAAATAATAGCAGAATGCCAAAAGAAACTagacgaaaaaaatatcgaaGTTTCACAATTTGTGAAAAA tGCGAAGCCAGCTAATCCCTCAAATAGCTTAAttacaaataaatcataA
- a CDS encoding inner membrane complex protein 1l, putative yields MGYNYDREGLKPCPINAYSFNAYDNHFKYPIYRRNVGEIIYSNSALRNRQTKFSHFCKAPRYKLKRIERKNKIPVFHKAPKIVEVPEIREITRFVDNVKIVDIPIEQIRIIPKIKIRDVEKIRHVPGPIEYIDIEQERIVHKPYIKLIEKIREIPEIEDVNVEVPVYVPTPVGPPEDIYINVPLPYDVPQFCYKPDQNIINPISHPIAYNINHDPNIYINEGIINSDFQDIDHKKTYSVYPEKDDSRNNEADECDRNCKKECDVPNNNIYDFDVYKNNIHDNFNVSEEIQNYSKYKNKDIPKEKQSYSKYLRNYECHKNIKNNEYNTNAENPFDKYYYSYSNHNDYKNENYENNKNYIYDNEQLFPNYNSNNNSVAELIVKKNK; encoded by the coding sequence atgGGGTACAATTATGATAGGGAAGGATTAAAACCATGCCCCATAAATGCGTATTCATTTAATGCATATGATAATCATTTTAAATATCCAATTTACAGAAGGAATGTAGgagaaataatttattccAATTCTGCTCTTAGAAATAGGCAGACTAAATTTTCTCATTTTTGTAAAGCTCCaagatataaattaaaaaggattgaaagaaaaaataaaattccaGTTTTTCATAAAGCTCCTAAGATTGTTGAAGTCCCAGAAATCAGAGAAATAACCAGATTTGTAGACaatgtaaaaatagtaGATATTCCAATTGAACAAATTAGGATTAttccaaaaataaaaataagggatgttgaaaaaattaGGCATGTGCCAGGTCCAATAGAATATATTGATATTGAACAAGAACGCATTGTTCATAAaccatatataaaattaatagaaaaaattcGAGAAATTCCGGAAATCGAAGATGTTAATGTAGAGGTACCCGTTTATGTGCCTACACCTGTAGGTCCTCCTGAGGATATCTATATTAATGTTCCGTTACCTTATGATGTTCCTCAATTCTGTTATAAGCCtgatcaaaatattattaatccTATTTCCCATCCAattgcatataatataaaccACGAccctaatatatatatcaatgaAGGTATCATAAATTCGGATTTTCAAGATATAGAccataaaaaaacatattcgGTCTATCCAGAAAAAGATGATAGTCGAAATAACGAAGCAGATGAATGCGATagaaattgtaaaaaagaATGTGATGTtcctaataataatatatatgactTTGAcgtatataaaaacaatattcatgataattttaatgTAAGCGAAgaaattcaaaattattctaaatataaaaataaggaTATACCCAAAGAAAAACAAAGCTATAGTAAATATCTTAGAAACTATGAATGCcataaaaacataaaaaataatgaatataatactAATGCAGAAAATCCATTcgataaatattattattcttattCAAATCATAATGACTACAAAAAcgaaaattatgaaaacaataaaaactatatatatgataacGAACAATTATTCCCCAATTATAACtccaataataatagtgtAGCAGAACttattgttaaaaaaaataaataa
- a CDS encoding lysine--tRNA ligase, putative has product MQKRNKFLAILLISLLLGLCKYVICFKYKSNALLKEQYYTPQRKNNICKISKKEKPFILYNYGKEYFERIKKLNFLSRNLNIDSYPSTFIKRTIKIDKLKKKYEHLKNGEHYIDKVYVVYGRVMAKRNNGMFLNIQDDVGTIQIYLDNNIMLNQTNISTQDKDLLNNPKHKQMEKSDCEENLQNYLDQSDNSKSNENAHNKELDEYKNTHEIYARKIIEVGDFVAVKGYIRKSLRGELTLHTKNIYILTKALLPLPDKHKGMKDIEYKYRKRYLDFLTNSEQKEKIITRFNIIQEIRRFLLKKKYLEVDTPMLQLVAGGASAKPFETHLKSLDLVLYLRIAPELFLKKLIISGISEKIFELSKCFRNEGLSTIHNPEFTMLEIYKSYANYKYMMKFTKKLIKNVAKKISISSPYSFILQNKWEKKSFIKIIKEYTSINFLKLSFDQAYEKAKDLNITFDQEKSALNWGLVVEEVFKKKIEPFLPSHPIHIYHLPSETSPLSKTLNKNKKLSERFETYIGKMEIANGYSEEANTIIQEKKFWLQRYLKNKNSNKQKSDFISNKDNHQNETNDENNPSKDIDIKKKYIFKHTKNENHEIDYDYITALAHGLPPTGGLGIGIDRLCMLLTNSSSIKNILPFPIIKPN; this is encoded by the coding sequence atgcaAAAAAGAAACAAGTTTCTAGCAATATTGTTAATATCACTCCTTTTAGGTCTGTgtaaatatgtaatatgttttaaatataaaagtaatGCATTATTGAAAGAACAATATTACACACCACaacgaaaaaataatatttgtaaaatcagcaaaaaggaaaaaccttttattttatacaattatggaaaagaatattttgaaaGAATCAAAAAGCTAAATTTTCTTTCTCGAAATTTGAATATTGATTCATACCCATCaacatttattaaaagaactataaaaattgataaattaaaaaaaaagtacgaacatttaaaaaatggagaACATTATATTGATAAAGTCTATGTTGTTTATGGGCGAGTAATGGCCAAACGAAACAATGGaatgtttttaaatatacaagATGATGTAGGAAcgatacaaatatatttagataataatattatgctAAATCAAACTAATATATCAACCCAAGATAAGGACCTTTTAAATAACCCTAAACATAAGCAAATGGAAAAATCAGATTGCGAAGAAAATTTGCAGAATTATTTAGACCAATCTGACAATAGTAAAAGTAATGAAAATGCACATAATAAAGAATTGGATGAATACAAAAATACCCACGAAATATATGctagaaaaattatagaaGTTGGAGACTTTGTAGCAGTAAAAGGATATATAAGAAAATCATTACGAGGCGAACTGACACtacatacaaaaaatatatatatattaacaaaagCTTTATTACCTTTACCTGATAAGCATAAAGGAATGAAAGAtattgaatataaatatcgAAAAAGATATCttgattttttaacaaatagtgaacaaaaagaaaaaattataacacgatttaatataattcaaGAAATAAGAcgatttttattaaaaaaaaaatacctAGAAGTTGACACACCAATGTTGCAATTAGTAGCAGGTGGAGCATCAGCTAAACCATTTGAAACACATTTGAAATCTTTAGATttagttttatatttgcGAATAGCTCCTGAGTtgtttttgaaaaaattaattataagtGGCATATCAGAAAAGATATTTGAATTAAGTAAATGTTTTCGTAATGAAGGTTTAAGTACTATACACAACCCTGAATTTACCATGCTCGAAATTTATAAATCTTATgctaattataaatatatgatgaaatttacaaagaaattaataaaaaatgttgcCAAAAAAATTTCCATATCATCACCATATAGTTTTATTCTTCAAAATAaatgggaaaaaaaatcatttattaaaattataaaggAATATACTTCAATAAATTTTCTTAAACTTTCTTTTGACCAAGCTTATGAAAAAGCGAAAGATTTAAACATCACATTTGATCAAGAAAAAAGTGCATTAAATTGGGGATTAGTAGTTGAAGaagtttttaaaaaaaaaatcgaacCATTTTTACCTAGCCATcctatacatatttatcatttgcCTTCTGAAACATCACCTTTATCAAAAAccttaaataaaaataaaaaattatcagaAAGATTTGAAACTTATATAGGGAAAATGGAAATAGCCAATGGATACTCAGAAGAAGCTAACACTATAATtcaggaaaaaaaattctgGTTACAAcgttatttaaaaaataaaaattccaataaacaaaaaagtGATTTCATTTCAAATAAGGATAATCATCAAAATGAAacaaatgatgaaaataatccTTCTAAAGATattgatattaaaaaaaaatatatattcaagcatacaaaaaatgaaaaccACGAAATTGATTATGATTACATAACAGCCTTAGCCCATGGTTTGCCTCCAACTGGGGGGTTGGGTATAGGAATTGATCGACTATGTATGTTACTCACTAACTCTAGTtccataaaaaatattttgccATTTCCTATAATAAAGCCTAATTGA